In the genome of Lacerta agilis isolate rLacAgi1 chromosome 2, rLacAgi1.pri, whole genome shotgun sequence, one region contains:
- the LOC117042968 gene encoding uncharacterized protein LOC117042968 isoform X1: MKLKLPSSMALVHDTTYNSSIKEHLEAGMQELVLLTGLLLLPWSNKEEMCAKTHGQVTKASHHFSEAERRLESRLQLLDSQSEALIAMKKLMQDDLQEKKGDLADLGTQIVALKETEKKSQQMLETAELRLEHTEEQLRLAREGVARNSVGRKIGIQMMALPGLGSFIGAGMAIGYQAALDSAEKLVLEAQQAVDLCTAEVAGYSDKIARLSRKEQKVQTGINSANQRIPQIEAQCGELLDLQRGVTMQQSWIRNCLSLLDLLAGKIHAAEVMSSYACVPELLMGVLEEIAAVVGGKHGAAFLADKELQASVLEINKAVNSLRARAGKNVSTDD; this comes from the exons ATGAAGCTTAAG CtcccatccagcatggctcttGTGCACGATACGACTTATAACTCCTCCATCAAGGAACACTTGGAGGCGGGAATGCAAGAGCTTGTGCTCCTCACCGGGCTTCTGCTCCTCCCGTGGTCAAATAAGGAGGAGATGTGTGCTAAAACCCACGGCCAGGTCACCAAAGCATCGCATCATTTTTCCGAGGCTGAACGTAGGCTCGAGTCTCGCCTGCAGCTACTTGATTCCCAGTCGGAGGCCTTGATAGCAATGAAGAAACTCATGCAAGATGACCTGCAGGAGAAGAAGGGGGACTTAGCAGACCTCGGAACCCAGATCGTTGCCCTCAAGGAAACtgagaagaagtcccagcaaatgCTGGAAACTGCGGAGCTGCGTCTGGAACATACAGAGGAGCAGCTGAGACTGGCTCGTGAGGGAGTGGCAAGGAACAGTGTGGGCCGGAAAATCGGAATCCAGATGATGGCCCTGCCGGGGCTCGGGTCATTCATTG GAGCTGGCATGGCTATTGGTTACCAGGCGGCCTTGGACTCAGCGGAGAAACTAGTACTTGAGGCACAACAGGCTGTGGACCTCTGCACTGCAGAAGTGGCTGGCTACAGTGACAAGATTGCACGCCTCTCCCGAAAGGAGCAGAAAGTGCAAACCGGAATCAACTCCGCAAATCAGAGGATCCCCCAGATTGAAGCCCAGTGTGGTGAGCTGCTTGATCTCCAGAGGGGGGTGACAATGCAGCAGTCCTGGATCAGAAACTGCCTTTCCCTGCTGGATCTATTGGCAGGCAAGATTCACGCAGCTGAAGTCATGTCCAGCTACGCCTGCGTTCCTGAGCTGCTGATGGGTGTCTTGGAGGAAATCGCAGCCGTGGTGGGAGGGAAGCATGGAGCAGCATTCCTCGCTGATAAGGAACTCCAGGCCTCCGTTCTGGAAATCAACAAAGCTGTGAATTCTCTGAGAGCCAGGGCAGGAAAGAATGTGTCCACTGATGATTAA
- the LOC117042968 gene encoding uncharacterized protein LOC117042968 isoform X2 has product MALVHDTTYNSSIKEHLEAGMQELVLLTGLLLLPWSNKEEMCAKTHGQVTKASHHFSEAERRLESRLQLLDSQSEALIAMKKLMQDDLQEKKGDLADLGTQIVALKETEKKSQQMLETAELRLEHTEEQLRLAREGVARNSVGRKIGIQMMALPGLGSFIGAGMAIGYQAALDSAEKLVLEAQQAVDLCTAEVAGYSDKIARLSRKEQKVQTGINSANQRIPQIEAQCGELLDLQRGVTMQQSWIRNCLSLLDLLAGKIHAAEVMSSYACVPELLMGVLEEIAAVVGGKHGAAFLADKELQASVLEINKAVNSLRARAGKNVSTDD; this is encoded by the exons atggctcttGTGCACGATACGACTTATAACTCCTCCATCAAGGAACACTTGGAGGCGGGAATGCAAGAGCTTGTGCTCCTCACCGGGCTTCTGCTCCTCCCGTGGTCAAATAAGGAGGAGATGTGTGCTAAAACCCACGGCCAGGTCACCAAAGCATCGCATCATTTTTCCGAGGCTGAACGTAGGCTCGAGTCTCGCCTGCAGCTACTTGATTCCCAGTCGGAGGCCTTGATAGCAATGAAGAAACTCATGCAAGATGACCTGCAGGAGAAGAAGGGGGACTTAGCAGACCTCGGAACCCAGATCGTTGCCCTCAAGGAAACtgagaagaagtcccagcaaatgCTGGAAACTGCGGAGCTGCGTCTGGAACATACAGAGGAGCAGCTGAGACTGGCTCGTGAGGGAGTGGCAAGGAACAGTGTGGGCCGGAAAATCGGAATCCAGATGATGGCCCTGCCGGGGCTCGGGTCATTCATTG GAGCTGGCATGGCTATTGGTTACCAGGCGGCCTTGGACTCAGCGGAGAAACTAGTACTTGAGGCACAACAGGCTGTGGACCTCTGCACTGCAGAAGTGGCTGGCTACAGTGACAAGATTGCACGCCTCTCCCGAAAGGAGCAGAAAGTGCAAACCGGAATCAACTCCGCAAATCAGAGGATCCCCCAGATTGAAGCCCAGTGTGGTGAGCTGCTTGATCTCCAGAGGGGGGTGACAATGCAGCAGTCCTGGATCAGAAACTGCCTTTCCCTGCTGGATCTATTGGCAGGCAAGATTCACGCAGCTGAAGTCATGTCCAGCTACGCCTGCGTTCCTGAGCTGCTGATGGGTGTCTTGGAGGAAATCGCAGCCGTGGTGGGAGGGAAGCATGGAGCAGCATTCCTCGCTGATAAGGAACTCCAGGCCTCCGTTCTGGAAATCAACAAAGCTGTGAATTCTCTGAGAGCCAGGGCAGGAAAGAATGTGTCCACTGATGATTAA